A genomic window from Quercus lobata isolate SW786 chromosome 10, ValleyOak3.0 Primary Assembly, whole genome shotgun sequence includes:
- the LOC115965946 gene encoding uncharacterized protein LOC115965946 isoform X2, with product MDLWNRARSLAEEAAKRTQELSVGATKLSDLVSETTKRSKELAAEASKRAELIKSEAVKRADQIKVLAEGITVSPSPSPSPSSPHTPLALENDLEKFGITEVLRDFVKEINITTFKDFPLQDDTQMSDIPTVSNVRQDLTEWQEKHANLVLSTVKEISKLRYELCPRVMKERKFWRIYFILVNSHVAPYEKRYMEDPELKSTEQVKDDGAEESQKIEITSKPEAKEVNQKIKTSSSSTEQDLDEFLLGDPGDSDDGPG from the exons ATGGACTTGTGGAACAGAGCCCGAAGCCTAGCTGAGGAAGCAGCGAAGCGAACCCAGGAACTGTCCGTGGGAGCCACCAAACTCTCCGACCTAGTCTCCGAGACTACCAAGCGGTCCAAGGAGCTCGCCGCCGAGGCCTCGAAGCGAGCCGAGCTGATCAAGTCCGAAGCCGTGAAGCGAGCTGACCAGATTAAGGTCTTGGCCGAGGGAATCACAGTCTCTCCTTCACCTTCACCTTCACCTTCTTCCCCTCACACTCCCTTGGCTTTGGAGAATGATCTGGAGAAGTTCGGCATAACCGAAGTGCTGAGAGACTTCGTCAAGGAAATCAACATCACCACGTTTAAGGATTTTCCCTTACAAG ATGATACACAAATGTCCGATATACCTACTGTCTCAAATGTTAGGCAGGATCTTACAGAGTGGCAAGAAAAACACGCCAATCTTGTTCTTTCAACTGTCAAG gaaatTTCAAAGTTGAGATATGAGCTATGCCCACGTGTCATGAAAGAGAGGAAGTTCTGGAGAATATATTTTATACTAGTGAATAGTCATGTGGCACC CTATGAAAAGCGATACATGGAGGATCCTGAGTTAAAATCAACAGAACAAGTGAAAGATGATGGAGCAGAGGAAtctcaaaaaattgaaataacttCTAAACCAGAGGCGAAGGAAGTAAACCAGAAAATTAAAACTTCAAGCTCATCTACAGAGCAAGATTTGGATGAATTTCTCTTGGGAGATCCTGGAGACAGTGATGATGGCCCAG GATGA
- the LOC115965946 gene encoding uncharacterized protein LOC115965946 isoform X1, producing MDLWNRARSLAEEAAKRTQELSVGATKLSDLVSETTKRSKELAAEASKRAELIKSEAVKRADQIKVLAEGITVSPSPSPSPSSPHTPLALENDLEKFGITEVLRDFVKEINITTFKDFPLQDDTQMSDIPTVSNVRQDLTEWQEKHANLVLSTVKEISKLRYELCPRVMKERKFWRIYFILVNSHVAPYEKRYMEDPELKSTEQVKDDGAEESQKIEITSKPEAKEVNQKIKTSSSSTEQDLDEFLLGDPGDSDDGPDDADGGFDDDFDKMVDSSDDEKEKS from the exons ATGGACTTGTGGAACAGAGCCCGAAGCCTAGCTGAGGAAGCAGCGAAGCGAACCCAGGAACTGTCCGTGGGAGCCACCAAACTCTCCGACCTAGTCTCCGAGACTACCAAGCGGTCCAAGGAGCTCGCCGCCGAGGCCTCGAAGCGAGCCGAGCTGATCAAGTCCGAAGCCGTGAAGCGAGCTGACCAGATTAAGGTCTTGGCCGAGGGAATCACAGTCTCTCCTTCACCTTCACCTTCACCTTCTTCCCCTCACACTCCCTTGGCTTTGGAGAATGATCTGGAGAAGTTCGGCATAACCGAAGTGCTGAGAGACTTCGTCAAGGAAATCAACATCACCACGTTTAAGGATTTTCCCTTACAAG ATGATACACAAATGTCCGATATACCTACTGTCTCAAATGTTAGGCAGGATCTTACAGAGTGGCAAGAAAAACACGCCAATCTTGTTCTTTCAACTGTCAAG gaaatTTCAAAGTTGAGATATGAGCTATGCCCACGTGTCATGAAAGAGAGGAAGTTCTGGAGAATATATTTTATACTAGTGAATAGTCATGTGGCACC CTATGAAAAGCGATACATGGAGGATCCTGAGTTAAAATCAACAGAACAAGTGAAAGATGATGGAGCAGAGGAAtctcaaaaaattgaaataacttCTAAACCAGAGGCGAAGGAAGTAAACCAGAAAATTAAAACTTCAAGCTCATCTACAGAGCAAGATTTGGATGAATTTCTCTTGGGAGATCCTGGAGACAGTGATGATGGCCCAG ATGATGCTGATGGgggatttgatgatgattttgacAAAATGGTGGATAGTTCA GATGATGAGAAGGAAAAGTCATAA